The following nucleotide sequence is from Mucilaginibacter sp. cycad4.
CCGCGTTTACACCAAATGTACCCTGGGCAAGGTTTGGTTGTGAGCAAAAGGTGGATATTTCAGGTGCAGGAACTTCGTCGGCTACCCCGCAGGTTGCAGCGGCTGCTGCTTTATACTATCAAAAATATTTCAGCGATATTGAGGAGCTTCAAGAAGGTTGGCAAAAAGTAGAAGTAATAAGAAAAGCTCTATTTGCAAGCGCGGGTAATGGTAACTCTGATGATAAAGAGCTTTATTTTGGTAACGGGACACTCCGTGTGGCAGACATGCTTGAAATTAAGCCTTTGAGTGCGGGCTTGGTGCAGGAAAAAGAAGACTCCATATTTTTGCCTGTGCTTGGCTTGCTCGCAGATATTGTATTCTCTGAATCGTTCATAAAAATCTCTGATGCCGAAGCAGAAATGTATGAACTGGAGATACAGCAACTCATCTTGCAGTCGGCAGAATTACAGCAATTTCTTGATTATGAAGAAAAGCAGTTAGAAACGCTTAGCCCCGAAGAAAGGACGGAATTTATCATGATAATTATCGGTTTGCCGCAGGCATCTGAAGCACTTAAAAAGTTTCTTGCACAAATGTTAGCATAATTTAATATGTCAGCTTTATTAGATGTGGTAAAGGGGAGCCGTATTATTGAAACCCTTGAAAATTATCCTGTTGCGTTTGATACGGTGCCTACAAATGTTGATTCGCATTATTCCGAAAAAACTATTTGGGTTTATGGGGATTTGCCCTTTTGGAACGATGTTTTGAGATCGCCCGAGGATTTTTGGGATGTCAGGGTCAGTATTGATTATTGTAGTTTTACCAATTAGATTGCTCGCGTACCGGGGTTATTTTACACAAAAGCAGCATCAACGCTTCGGTCGTTTGCAAAATACTATCCCTTAGAAAATGCTGAGCAGTTTGGCTCCGTTGGCCATATTTATCGCCCTCTGGGTAAGTCTGTACACGTTTCCGGGGGAATAGGTACCTTAAAGCTTCCTAATGATGATCGCGGTAACCTTCTCGCGTCGGTTTCAACTTCGGCTAATGCTTCTGTGGGCATACCTGTATTAATTTATCCTGAAGTACAGGAATACCTTCGGTTGAAAGAAGGCGAGTGCATAAATATAATAAACGCCAGATGGAAGAAAATGTCTGTTGAATGGCAAAATAAATTTCCTGCCGTTAGTGGTATTCCGAGAGGATATCTTGTAGTTGATCACCCGGATATGATTTCTAAAACCGGCCAGCAGACAAACATACAAGTACAACCGTTTTCGGTAATGGAGCGGCAGGCGGCTGATGGCTTTTTATATGATTTCGTGTACGTTTCAATGAATGCGGCCGACCGTTCTTCAAGACAACAAGCTAAACAATTTTTTGAGAGGTACCTGGAACATACAGGTGTTGCAGGCGAATACTTGTTGGCAATTGACCCTTCTGATCCCTATTTTGATGCACGTTATGCATACCCAAGGGATTTAGAGACACAAGACAGGTACGGCTTAACTCAGATGAGATTGATTAAAGAAAGGATTAAAGGCTCCTGCTTTAGGGGCTTTACGATTGACAGGCTTGCAATAATTATCCCCGATAAGTATCCTACATCTCATGAAATATACCGCCTTGCAAAAAATGCAGGTATCCCGCCCTCGCAAATTACCGAAGATGCTGCTTCTCGAATGGCAATCGTACTGCTTGAACAAGCAATCAGGCTTGATAGGGTGGCGGTATTGGTTGAATGTATAGTAATTGATTTCCCTGGAATTTTGACACAATAAATTATGGACGAAAATTTAATAAGATTACAATATGCCTTTAGCAGGCTTTATCCGATCTACGAAGAACAATCCCGGATGGCTAAACTTATAGGCCTTAACGTTGGAAATATATCCTGGGGCAATAAACCTGTAGTGGTATGGAGCATCATAATTGACCAGGCTCGTAATGCAGGGCAACTTGATAATCTGGTAGATATCGGGCTTGAAGAAAACCCCGGAACGGCGGAGTTTCTTGCTTATAAAAATAATACCCAATCGGTATCGATGCCTCCCGCGGAATCAAGAACTGTAGTGGCCGATGATAAAAAAGTTTTTGAAAAACTTACGGGAAAACAAAGTACACTTCTTCCTATTGCCTTTCTCGAAAAAGGGCTTAACATGGCCGCATCCGTTTGCCTGGTAAATGTTGGAACTACAGGAGAAGTGGGCACGGGGTTTTTAATTGACGGAAATATCCTTATTACAAATAACCACGTGCTTAAAACGCCGGAAATAGCCGCGGCCTCCACGTGCTGGTTTAATTACCAGGATAACCTAAGTGGAAACGAACGCAAGGTGGTTGAATTTAAACTGGCTCCTGATGATTTCTTTAAAACATCCCAGGAGTTCGATTTTACAGCAGTAAAGGTTAAAGATAATGAGTTTGGAACTGCCAATGAACAATTTGGAGCGCTTGAACTTAAAAATACCGTAGTAAAGAAGGATGAGTTTGTGAATATTATCCAGCACCCGGCCGGGCAGAAAAAGCAGATTGCTTTGTATCACAACATAGTAACCCTGGCCGAATCGGGTATAGTCCAATATCTGACAGATACCTTGCCGGGCGCGTCAGGCTCACCGGTTTTTAATTCGGATTGGGAAATCGTAGCCCTGCACCACGCCGGGAAATATATACAAAGCCCCGAGTTAAACGGACCTAAAGCATACAACGAGGGGATTAATATTAACAGGATCATTGAAGCGCTTAAATAGTAGCATTAAAAACCTGACAAAAGATGGCATTATTAAAGCGGCAAAAATATAAGCTGGTAGATATCCTCTCAAAAATTTACCCAACTCTGGAAGAAGTAGTAAGGGTTATTAGGGATGTCAGATCAAAGGATATTGATATTGAAGGGGCTTCGTCAAAGCGGTGGAACAACATTGTTGAATTTATCAAAGACAAAGATGATTTTAGTTCAACTCTAAATGCAATTTCGTTCGATCTAACGCAAAGTAAACCGGAGTCTGACAAGGACAGAAAAAATTTTGAGGAACTAAAAACGGAAATTTACGCCCAAACTCCAGAACTTCTTCTTAACCATTTAAGGGACATCATTAACACAAGGCAATGCGTGTTGTTTTTAGGCCCCAATGCTTTTAAATGTATTCAGAGGGATAGGATAGTTCCTTTTTCTGATTATTTAGCCGGGAAGTTTGTTGCTGAACTTAACCGGATGGATATTTTTTGCGAGCCGGTAGCTGTTAATGAATTAAGCTATCTGATTGACCGGTATGAATCAAGAGAGGCAGCATCGTTAGCCGATACCAAAGCTTTTGCAGCAAAATGGTATCGGGAAGCAACTCCATATATCCCATTTTATGAGAAGCTCGAAAGTTTAAATTTCCCGGTGGTTATCAATACAAATCCTGAGATACTTTTTGGCAGGCGGGCCAATACAGAAAGGTTCGTCCACTTGCGGTATGATAAATCCAATGCCCAGGCCCAGGCACTTCCTGCTGATTATTCGGGGAAAACAATCGTGTATAACATTTATGGCTCTTTTGACAATGAACATTCGGTGCTTTTTACAGAAAAAGAGGCCGTGGCATTTACAAAGGGCGCGTATGAAAAAAACCCGCCAATCCTGCAAGAAGTACGAACCCAGGTAATGCAAAGCTACGGCCTGTTTGTTGGTTTTGATTTTCATGACTGGCATCTGAAAATTTTGTTTGACGTTCTTGATCTGCGGAATAAACCCGGAAATTATTCGGTATATGACGGTGAAATAGCAGAGCAGCACCTGGAATATTATTCCAGGCAATTCAATATGACCTTTTACACGGAAGATGATCTTTTAATGGACCTTTAAGTTTATGAGCAAGAACAGATACCTCGGGCTTCGGTCTTTTGAAGAAGATGATGAAGCGCTATTTTTTGGCAGGGAAAAGGAAAGCGCACAATTGGCTTCAATAATTTATTTCGAAAGGTTCCTTGTGCTTTTTGGTAAGTCGGGTGTCGGAAAAAGTTCCCTTTTAAATACGTTATATAAAAAAAATGATATCCTTAAGTCGTTTAAGCCCGTCCGGATAAGGTTTCAGCCGCGGGAGGTTCATGAAGCTCCAATAAAAGACGAGGCGGCGGAGAATATTAAACGCGGGTCGGATACCTTTGAAACAAAGGATGAGCCCCTGGAAATTGTAAAATGTGAGCTGGAAAGTTTTTTCAAGAAAGAGGGGCTTGTATACGATATTAACCAGATTGTTTTCAACAAGGATTCGTACTCGTTATGGGAACTTGTTAAACTGGCTGAGGTAACAACCAAAAACCATTCAAATTTCACTATCGTTTTGGTATTTG
It contains:
- a CDS encoding trypsin-like peptidase domain-containing protein, with the protein product MDENLIRLQYAFSRLYPIYEEQSRMAKLIGLNVGNISWGNKPVVVWSIIIDQARNAGQLDNLVDIGLEENPGTAEFLAYKNNTQSVSMPPAESRTVVADDKKVFEKLTGKQSTLLPIAFLEKGLNMAASVCLVNVGTTGEVGTGFLIDGNILITNNHVLKTPEIAAASTCWFNYQDNLSGNERKVVEFKLAPDDFFKTSQEFDFTAVKVKDNEFGTANEQFGALELKNTVVKKDEFVNIIQHPAGQKKQIALYHNIVTLAESGIVQYLTDTLPGASGSPVFNSDWEIVALHHAGKYIQSPELNGPKAYNEGININRIIEALK
- a CDS encoding SIR2 family protein translates to MALLKRQKYKLVDILSKIYPTLEEVVRVIRDVRSKDIDIEGASSKRWNNIVEFIKDKDDFSSTLNAISFDLTQSKPESDKDRKNFEELKTEIYAQTPELLLNHLRDIINTRQCVLFLGPNAFKCIQRDRIVPFSDYLAGKFVAELNRMDIFCEPVAVNELSYLIDRYESREAASLADTKAFAAKWYREATPYIPFYEKLESLNFPVVINTNPEILFGRRANTERFVHLRYDKSNAQAQALPADYSGKTIVYNIYGSFDNEHSVLFTEKEAVAFTKGAYEKNPPILQEVRTQVMQSYGLFVGFDFHDWHLKILFDVLDLRNKPGNYSVYDGEIAEQHLEYYSRQFNMTFYTEDDLLMDL